A genomic region of Brevibacillus sp. JNUCC-41 contains the following coding sequences:
- a CDS encoding YhgE/Pip domain-containing protein, protein MRNIREIFIDDLKSIYKNFFVCIVVVFLMFIPSIYAWFNIVASWDPYANTEGILVGVANNDKGAELNGEAVNIGKEVIEGLKENKDLGWRFTSEKEAKAKVKKGDYYASIIIPENFSEHIATIMTDVPKKAEIDYYVNEKINSIAPKITAAGANSIVDNVSKTFIKSASGSILAIFNELGVTLQNELPTIQKMKNMVYLLEGQLPELEQNIKTVQTHVKKAEDIIKKVNDGLDSIEGITSQKDKLVSDVSSYVDSTRQAFEGIAPLLQNDIANIRSDNESVLVVANRLTGQDLPDNESNQLVEQGVTRINKELYLLDSMYNLLVRVNQFNEKNLLQPEIQLVDELRDNTSNQLQALNDRAYGNLIELGRNNDQVLTSFQESYSKESRPKFNEIWNETESILNNVQVTMAEGTKVLPEVRTLLNETNRTLETRTGDIDKLMNKFPEIETKIKALASKMREIDKSYDMEEVIDFLRNDIEQESEFFSEPVLLNKHSLFPIPNYGSAMSPFFTALSLWVGGTILISMLSVGVSQKVYSPYQIYIGRYLIFFIIGVMQALSVSIGNIIFIGVYVADKFEYILFSVLISTVFTLIVYTFVSVLGNVGKGISVVLMVLQISSSGGTFPIQVTPPFFQHINPFLPFTYAVGLLRESVGGITWSVAGKDIFILIIFLIITLILGIILKKPLHARTQKMKDKLYGSRIF, encoded by the coding sequence TTGAGAAATATTCGGGAAATTTTCATTGACGATTTAAAAAGCATTTATAAAAATTTCTTTGTTTGTATTGTAGTAGTTTTTCTCATGTTCATCCCTTCCATTTATGCGTGGTTTAATATTGTCGCATCTTGGGACCCGTATGCAAATACGGAAGGAATTCTTGTCGGCGTTGCCAATAATGATAAAGGTGCGGAGTTAAATGGCGAAGCCGTGAATATAGGCAAGGAAGTGATAGAGGGGTTAAAGGAGAATAAGGATTTAGGCTGGAGATTCACTTCGGAAAAAGAGGCAAAAGCTAAGGTGAAAAAGGGGGATTATTATGCATCCATCATCATTCCGGAGAACTTTTCCGAACATATTGCGACAATCATGACCGATGTCCCTAAAAAGGCGGAGATTGATTACTATGTAAATGAAAAAATCAATTCCATTGCTCCTAAAATTACGGCAGCGGGTGCGAACAGCATTGTGGACAACGTGAGCAAAACCTTTATCAAATCGGCCAGTGGGAGTATCCTAGCGATCTTTAATGAACTGGGAGTCACCCTGCAAAATGAGTTGCCGACAATTCAAAAAATGAAGAATATGGTGTATTTATTAGAGGGGCAACTGCCTGAGCTTGAACAAAATATCAAAACCGTTCAAACACATGTTAAAAAGGCTGAGGATATCATTAAGAAGGTCAATGATGGATTGGATTCAATAGAAGGAATAACGTCGCAGAAGGACAAATTGGTATCGGACGTATCTAGTTATGTAGATTCAACAAGGCAGGCATTCGAAGGAATCGCTCCCCTCTTGCAAAATGATATCGCGAACATCAGGAGCGATAATGAATCCGTTTTAGTGGTGGCGAACCGGTTAACGGGTCAGGATTTGCCTGATAATGAGTCGAATCAGCTTGTGGAACAAGGGGTAACGAGGATAAATAAAGAGTTGTACCTTTTGGACAGTATGTATAATTTATTGGTGAGAGTCAATCAATTTAATGAGAAAAACTTGCTTCAGCCAGAAATACAGCTAGTTGATGAATTAAGGGATAATACTTCGAACCAACTTCAAGCGCTGAATGACCGAGCCTATGGCAATCTTATAGAACTTGGCAGGAACAATGATCAAGTTTTGACAAGCTTCCAGGAAAGTTATTCAAAGGAATCAAGGCCAAAATTCAATGAAATCTGGAACGAAACGGAATCAATATTGAATAATGTCCAGGTCACAATGGCGGAGGGAACCAAGGTTCTTCCTGAGGTAAGGACGCTGTTGAATGAGACCAATCGAACATTGGAAACACGTACAGGGGATATCGATAAGTTAATGAATAAGTTTCCGGAAATCGAAACGAAAATAAAGGCTCTAGCTTCTAAAATGAGGGAAATCGATAAGTCTTATGATATGGAAGAAGTGATCGATTTCCTAAGAAATGATATTGAACAAGAAAGTGAATTTTTTTCAGAACCGGTGCTGCTCAATAAACACAGTCTCTTTCCGATTCCGAACTATGGATCCGCCATGTCCCCTTTCTTTACGGCCCTTTCCCTTTGGGTCGGCGGTACAATATTGATTTCCATGCTTAGCGTGGGTGTTTCTCAAAAAGTTTACAGCCCGTATCAAATTTATATCGGGAGGTATCTTATATTTTTCATCATTGGGGTAATGCAGGCTCTTAGTGTTTCCATTGGGAATATCATCTTTATCGGTGTTTATGTAGCGGATAAGTTTGAGTACATCCTGTTTTCCGTTCTGATAAGTACAGTATTTACACTCATTGTCTACACCTTCGTTTCCGTTCTTGGAAATGTTGGAAAAGGGATAAGCGTCGTCTTGATGGTCCTTCAAATATCAAGTTCTGGCGGCACTTTCCCCATTCAAGTCACACCGCCCTTTTTTCAACATATTAACCCTTTCTTGCCATTCACCTATGCTGTGGGTTTACTTCGTGAATCCGTTGGGGGAATAACATGGAGCGTAGCTGGCAAGGACATTTTTATCCTGATTATCTTTTTAATAATCACGCTTATATTAGGTATCATTTTGAAAAAGCCACTGCATGCAAGGACACAAAAAATGAAGGATAAGTTGTATGGAAGCAGGATTTTTTAA
- a CDS encoding IS3 family transposase (programmed frameshift), with protein sequence MSKKLFTEKEIKLLSSNNYVKSVSSKGITYTDEFKHIFIAEKQKGKFARQIFEEFGFDVEVLGTERIKSASKRWQAVYAKNGIIGLCDTRAGNSGRKKERKLTLEEKNARLEAQINLLKAENELLKKNSFFRKGDEEVVLPPFQKYILIRSVIEKYQLKHMVKYLCKIVGVSRSGYYNYFSVKSQEKRIRKDEKDEAVKEIIIKAFHFKNRKKGARQIKMTLAGQFNVVYNLKRIRRIMKKYSIICPIRKANPYRRMMKATHEHRVVPNLLKREFKQEVPGKILLTDITYLFYGQGKKAYLSTIKDASTNEIVAYHVSDRITMDLATDTLLKLKKNRRFHKAKNAFIHSDQGTHYTHPDFQKLVKKLGLGQSMSRRGNCWDNAPQESFFGHFKDEASIKACSTLDELKKEIKQYMTYYNHYRYQWNLKKMTPVQYRNHLFQAA encoded by the exons ATGAGTAAAAAGCTTTTTACAGAGAAAGAAATCAAACTACTATCATCTAATAATTATGTTAAATCTGTAAGTTCAAAAGGAATTACTTATACTGATGAATTTAAGCATATATTTATAGCGGAAAAACAGAAAGGCAAGTTCGCAAGGCAAATATTTGAAGAATTTGGGTTTGATGTAGAGGTTTTGGGGACGGAAAGAATTAAATCAGCGAGTAAGAGATGGCAAGCAGTTTACGCGAAGAACGGGATTATTGGTTTATGTGACACTAGAGCAGGAAATTCAGGGCGCAAAAAGGAAAGAAAACTTACCCTAGAGGAGAAAAATGCTCGCTTAGAAGCACAAATCAACTTACTAAAGGCAGAAAACGAACTGTTAAAAAAGA ATTCGTTTTTCAGAAAGGGGGATGAAGAAGTAGTTCTTCCTCCTTTCCAAAAATATATCCTAATTCGCTCCGTGATTGAAAAATATCAACTAAAACATATGGTGAAATACCTTTGTAAAATAGTCGGTGTTTCAAGAAGTGGTTATTATAATTACTTCTCAGTGAAATCACAGGAAAAAAGAATTCGAAAAGATGAAAAGGATGAGGCAGTGAAAGAAATCATCATAAAAGCATTCCATTTCAAAAATCGTAAGAAAGGGGCTCGTCAGATCAAAATGACTTTGGCGGGTCAATTTAATGTTGTCTATAATTTGAAGCGTATCCGGCGAATCATGAAGAAGTACAGCATTATATGCCCTATTCGGAAGGCAAATCCGTACAGACGAATGATGAAAGCCACTCACGAGCACCGTGTGGTGCCGAATCTTTTGAAGAGGGAATTCAAACAGGAAGTTCCAGGTAAAATACTACTCACAGATATCACATATTTGTTCTATGGCCAAGGAAAGAAAGCTTATCTATCAACGATTAAGGATGCTTCGACCAATGAAATTGTGGCTTACCATGTATCAGATCGCATTACCATGGACCTGGCTACGGATACCCTCCTCAAGTTAAAGAAAAATCGAAGATTTCACAAAGCAAAGAATGCCTTTATCCACTCTGATCAGGGAACTCATTATACCCATCCGGACTTTCAGAAATTAGTAAAAAAACTGGGATTAGGCCAGTCGATGTCAAGGCGTGGGAACTGCTGGGATAATGCACCTCAAGAATCTTTTTTTGGCCATTTTAAAGATGAAGCATCTATTAAAGCATGTTCAACTTTAGATGAATTAAAAAAAGAAATTAAGCAATATATGACGTATTACAATCACTACAGATACCAATGGAATTTAAAAAAGATGACTCCTGTTCAATACAGAAATCATCTTTTTCAAGCTGCCTAG
- a CDS encoding ABC transporter ATP-binding protein: MYLTIDGIEKSFKNEKKESIKVLEKINLEVEKGSFVSIVGPSGCGKSTLLYLVAGLDKADAGEIRVAGKKVMKPGPERVVVFQEAGLFPWLTVLENVTYGLKLKKIPNEEAKAKALDILKMVHLSRYVDSYPHQLSGGMKQRVAIARALVMEPDILLMDEPFSALDEQTRMVLHKELLEIWRKTKVTIFFVTHNIREAVQLSEKIIVFATRPGKIKETISVPSMKDGVMPDSVTLHTEQRVLSILQEEIEKVLKEEMGNDYSFKTNHIHRDDSGDMGSHI, from the coding sequence ATGTATTTAACAATAGATGGCATTGAAAAAAGTTTTAAGAATGAAAAGAAAGAAAGCATAAAGGTGCTCGAGAAGATAAACCTAGAGGTCGAGAAGGGAAGCTTCGTTTCAATCGTCGGCCCTTCAGGGTGTGGTAAATCCACACTCCTTTATCTGGTTGCCGGCCTTGATAAGGCAGATGCAGGGGAAATACGTGTAGCTGGGAAAAAAGTGATGAAGCCAGGTCCGGAACGGGTCGTAGTATTTCAAGAGGCGGGGTTATTCCCTTGGTTAACGGTACTTGAAAATGTTACATACGGATTGAAGTTAAAGAAGATTCCCAATGAAGAGGCTAAAGCAAAGGCATTGGACATTTTAAAAATGGTTCACCTCAGCCGATATGTTGACTCCTATCCACATCAACTATCAGGGGGCATGAAACAGAGGGTAGCCATCGCAAGAGCGTTGGTGATGGAACCGGATATCCTGTTGATGGATGAGCCATTCTCTGCGCTGGATGAGCAAACGAGGATGGTCTTGCATAAAGAACTGCTCGAAATCTGGAGAAAAACTAAAGTGACAATCTTTTTCGTTACCCATAATATTCGTGAGGCTGTTCAGCTTTCCGAAAAAATCATCGTCTTTGCAACCCGTCCAGGGAAAATTAAAGAGACGATTTCCGTCCCTTCCATGAAAGATGGAGTTATGCCGGATAGTGTAACTTTGCATACAGAACAAAGGGTTCTATCGATTTTACAGGAGGAAATTGAAAAAGTGCTGAAGGAGGAAATGGGGAATGATTACAGCTTTAAGACGAATCATATTCATCGCGATGATAGCGGGGATATGGGAAGTCACATCTAG
- a CDS encoding ABC transporter permease, whose protein sequence is MITALRRIIFIAMIAGIWEVTSRLSSLPEFMFPSLTQVLETLFNGLMSGQITEAIGKSLGRILIGFTIAIIVGLILGYFIWRFKLVEDTLGFVVTALQSIPSIVWFPLAIIWFGLNDFSILFIVTIGATWTMTVNATSGFRNVPQLYQRVAKTYGSTGFHFLRTVILPASVPQIISGLRIAWAFSWRALMAGELLGGGGGLGQLLEMGRSLGQMDLVISVMIIIAIIGTIVDNVVFSRLERNVQLKWGVK, encoded by the coding sequence ATGATTACAGCTTTAAGACGAATCATATTCATCGCGATGATAGCGGGGATATGGGAAGTCACATCTAGACTTTCCAGTCTTCCGGAATTCATGTTCCCAAGCCTGACCCAGGTTTTGGAAACTCTGTTTAATGGACTGATGAGCGGACAAATAACTGAAGCCATCGGAAAAAGCCTTGGCCGTATCCTGATCGGCTTTACGATTGCCATTATAGTAGGTCTAATATTAGGATATTTCATTTGGCGCTTTAAATTGGTTGAAGACACTCTAGGATTCGTCGTGACGGCCTTACAGTCCATCCCGAGTATCGTGTGGTTCCCGTTAGCGATCATTTGGTTTGGATTGAATGATTTTTCGATTCTCTTTATCGTCACCATCGGCGCAACTTGGACGATGACGGTTAATGCAACAAGTGGCTTCCGGAATGTACCCCAGTTGTATCAGCGGGTTGCCAAAACATATGGATCGACCGGGTTTCATTTTCTTCGCACCGTCATTTTACCAGCATCCGTCCCGCAAATAATATCCGGTCTCCGAATTGCATGGGCCTTTTCCTGGCGTGCACTGATGGCAGGTGAATTACTTGGCGGGGGAGGCGGTCTTGGGCAATTGCTGGAAATGGGCAGATCACTGGGACAAATGGATTTGGTCATCTCCGTGATGATCATCATCGCAATCATCGGAACAATCGTGGATAATGTTGTCTTTTCCCGCCTTGAACGTAATGTTCAACTGAAATGGGGAGTGAAGTAA
- a CDS encoding aliphatic sulfonate ABC transporter substrate-binding protein: protein MLKKSFFALILSVLLIGIVSGCTQSSSDDEEGGGSGGKSVKIGYFPNLTHSATIIALEKGFFEEEFGKDVKIETKTVANGGLFMEAMATNAIDVGTVGPGPLLNFYVKNPEYHLISGAVNGGAVLVASEGSKVTDLKDLGGKKVAIPVIGSTQDVMLRKALQDVDLKPTTNGGTVELYAAAPADTTALFVQKSVDAAATQEPWGYVLENQAKGKLLLDWDQFAWGKDSPNTVVAASQKFLDKKGLAASYLKAHEKAVKFIQDNPEESQELVIKHLKELTGKELSKDEVASAFSRLEVTTEVNEQVIQEMADISKEAGYIPSNDIKGMIDLSILEGVSK, encoded by the coding sequence ATGCTGAAAAAATCATTTTTTGCCCTTATTCTGTCTGTGTTGTTAATCGGGATAGTAAGCGGATGCACTCAGTCCAGCAGCGATGATGAAGAAGGAGGAGGTTCTGGGGGGAAATCCGTGAAAATTGGGTATTTTCCTAACTTAACCCACAGTGCAACGATCATTGCACTCGAAAAGGGCTTTTTCGAAGAAGAGTTCGGTAAAGATGTTAAGATTGAAACCAAAACAGTGGCCAATGGCGGATTATTCATGGAAGCAATGGCTACAAACGCCATTGATGTCGGAACGGTCGGGCCTGGTCCATTGCTTAACTTTTACGTGAAAAACCCTGAATACCACTTGATCTCCGGGGCTGTTAATGGAGGTGCCGTACTAGTGGCCAGCGAGGGCAGCAAAGTTACGGACTTAAAAGATTTGGGCGGTAAAAAGGTAGCGATTCCCGTCATTGGTAGCACTCAGGATGTCATGCTAAGGAAGGCCCTTCAAGATGTTGACTTAAAACCGACTACGAATGGGGGGACGGTTGAGCTGTATGCGGCCGCGCCTGCTGACACAACCGCGCTTTTTGTCCAAAAATCTGTCGATGCAGCAGCAACTCAGGAACCATGGGGTTATGTATTGGAAAACCAGGCAAAAGGAAAGTTATTGCTTGACTGGGATCAATTTGCATGGGGGAAAGATTCACCTAACACGGTAGTGGCTGCAAGCCAGAAGTTCTTGGATAAAAAGGGGCTCGCTGCTTCTTATTTGAAGGCGCATGAAAAAGCGGTGAAGTTTATCCAAGACAACCCTGAAGAAAGCCAAGAGCTGGTTATTAAGCATTTGAAGGAACTGACTGGAAAAGAATTAAGTAAAGATGAAGTGGCTTCAGCATTTTCACGCCTTGAAGTGACGACTGAAGTTAATGAGCAAGTCATTCAGGAAATGGCAGACATAAGCAAAGAAGCTGGTTATATCCCTAGCAATGATATAAAAGGCATGATCGATTTATCAATTCTTGAAGGAGTGTCCAAATAA
- a CDS encoding DHH family phosphoesterase, whose protein sequence is MDNKKAEIIEAIKKYHTIIIHRHVNPDPDALGSQIGLKKLLKHSYPSKEVYAVGEEVDKLLFIGDMDVISDNKYKGALVIVCDTANISRISDSRYDHGDMLIKIDHHPEYEQFGDFSWVDPSYSSASEMLVDLFLESPEGFIMNKEAAKSFYAGILSDTGNFMNGNTTSRTLKMVSHLRTYHIHPERIHNSLNIKTKNASRLQTDILMSFNVTDKGVAYFIITEDLLKMYGVDRIEASNLVNTLSSVRSNKIWAFFIEYPSEIRVRIRSRNIPIASVARQFNGGGHSLASGATIHSWDEVDHVIQALDQVCP, encoded by the coding sequence ATGGACAATAAAAAAGCGGAAATAATCGAAGCGATTAAGAAATACCACACAATTATCATTCATCGCCATGTTAATCCGGACCCGGATGCATTGGGATCACAAATCGGTTTAAAGAAGCTTTTGAAGCATTCCTATCCTTCTAAAGAAGTCTATGCGGTAGGCGAGGAAGTGGATAAGCTACTATTCATTGGTGATATGGATGTCATTTCCGATAACAAATACAAAGGTGCCTTAGTGATTGTTTGTGATACTGCCAACATTTCACGGATCAGTGATTCACGATATGATCACGGGGACATGCTAATCAAGATTGATCACCACCCTGAATATGAGCAGTTTGGTGATTTTTCCTGGGTCGACCCTTCTTATAGCTCTGCCAGTGAAATGCTTGTTGATTTATTCTTGGAATCTCCGGAAGGCTTTATCATGAATAAAGAAGCGGCTAAATCATTTTATGCAGGAATACTTAGTGATACAGGTAATTTCATGAATGGGAATACAACTTCCAGGACATTAAAAATGGTTTCGCACTTAAGAACTTATCATATTCATCCAGAAAGAATCCATAACAGCCTTAATATAAAGACAAAAAATGCTTCAAGACTTCAAACAGACATCCTCATGAGCTTCAATGTAACCGATAAAGGGGTAGCTTACTTCATTATTACGGAGGATCTGTTAAAAATGTATGGCGTGGATCGAATTGAAGCTTCGAATTTAGTTAACACGCTATCGAGTGTCAGGAGCAATAAAATATGGGCTTTCTTCATCGAATATCCTTCTGAAATCCGTGTCAGGATACGGTCACGGAACATTCCCATCGCTTCAGTCGCACGTCAATTCAATGGCGGGGGACATTCACTGGCTTCAGGCGCTACCATCCATTCCTGGGATGAGGTTGATCACGTTATCCAAGCATTGGATCAAGTATGCCCATAA
- a CDS encoding CaiB/BaiF CoA transferase family protein produces MNGALEGVRIIDVSRVLAGPFCSMILGDLGADVIKIEHHEAGDETRGWGPPFVQGESAYYLCANRNKQSMTLNLKSEQGKEIFRKLVSSGDIVIQNFKTGTLEKMGLGYEGLKEMNPKLIMASITGFGLIGPYKDLPGYDYIIQAMSGLMSITGEKDGSPVKVGVAIADILTGLYTCIGILSALHHRDEAGEGQEIDISLMDCQVSSLVNVASNYLFSGQTPERMGNQHPNIVPYQTFRTSDGELVVAVGNDDQFRRFSAVIGRPDLAEQEQFKHNEKRLLNKEGLIPIIEDLLKGKTKKEWKRLFDDAGIPNGPINDIAEMFEDPQIIARGMLVNMEHPTIEDLRVTGSPLNLSKTPVTMRKHPPLYGEHTASILAEIGYSPDQISKFKENKII; encoded by the coding sequence ATGAATGGAGCTTTGGAAGGAGTCAGGATTATCGATGTATCCCGTGTTTTGGCGGGGCCGTTTTGTTCAATGATCCTCGGTGATTTGGGTGCCGATGTTATTAAAATCGAGCATCATGAGGCAGGGGATGAAACGAGAGGATGGGGTCCGCCATTCGTCCAAGGAGAAAGCGCTTACTATTTATGTGCCAATCGAAATAAGCAAAGCATGACCTTGAATTTAAAGTCGGAACAAGGGAAAGAAATCTTCCGGAAGTTGGTGTCTTCAGGGGATATTGTGATACAAAATTTCAAGACGGGCACGTTGGAAAAAATGGGGCTGGGCTATGAGGGTTTAAAGGAAATGAACCCCAAACTGATCATGGCCTCGATTACGGGATTTGGTTTAATCGGACCTTATAAAGATTTGCCTGGCTATGATTATATCATTCAAGCGATGAGTGGTTTGATGAGTATCACAGGAGAAAAAGATGGAAGCCCCGTGAAGGTCGGGGTGGCCATAGCTGACATATTGACTGGCTTGTATACATGCATTGGCATTTTATCCGCTTTGCATCATAGGGATGAAGCGGGGGAAGGACAGGAAATTGATATTTCGTTAATGGATTGCCAGGTTTCTTCATTGGTGAATGTCGCCAGCAACTATTTATTCAGTGGCCAGACCCCTGAACGAATGGGAAATCAACATCCCAATATCGTTCCATACCAAACGTTCCGTACAAGTGATGGGGAGCTTGTTGTGGCTGTAGGGAATGATGATCAGTTCAGGAGATTTTCAGCCGTTATCGGCAGACCTGATTTAGCCGAGCAGGAACAGTTTAAGCATAATGAAAAACGTTTGCTGAACAAGGAAGGATTAATACCGATAATAGAGGATTTGTTGAAAGGAAAGACAAAGAAAGAATGGAAAAGGCTATTTGATGATGCAGGGATACCCAATGGACCGATTAATGATATTGCAGAGATGTTCGAGGACCCGCAAATCATCGCAAGAGGGATGTTGGTGAACATGGAACATCCCACAATCGAAGATCTTAGAGTGACGGGATCGCCACTGAACCTTTCAAAAACGCCGGTAACGATGAGAAAGCATCCGCCACTGTATGGTGAGCATACCGCTTCCATTCTGGCTGAAATTGGATATAGTCCAGACCAAATAAGCAAATTCAAGGAAAATAAAATTATTTAG
- a CDS encoding acyl-CoA dehydrogenase family protein, translating to MNFELTEEQQSVKKVVRKFVDKEIIPYIQEWDRKGQFQPHILKRLAELQLMGVCIPEEYGGVGMDYNTLAIVCEELERGDTAYRTAVSVHTGLNSMTLLQWGTEEQKQKYLVPQAKGIKIGAFGLTEPNAGSDVAAMKSTAKRVGDHYILNGSKTWISLCDYADHFLIFAKTDHDAGSRGITAFIVERTFEGVESKAIKGKLGIRAGNTGEIFLTDVKVPVENRLGEEGEGFKISMSALDSGRFTVAAGAVGLIEASLEASLKYCHERSTFGKEIGRHQLVQQMIAKMTANLEISRLLVFKAGTLKNQGKRNTKETSLAKWISCNAANEAANDAVQIHGAYGYSDEYPVERFLRNSKAPVIYEGTREIHTVMQGEYALGYRQDKELRKQLPAWPFEQVSVH from the coding sequence ATGAATTTCGAATTAACAGAAGAACAGCAAAGTGTGAAGAAAGTGGTAAGGAAATTTGTTGATAAGGAAATTATCCCATACATTCAAGAGTGGGATAGGAAAGGTCAATTCCAGCCGCATATTTTAAAAAGGTTAGCGGAATTGCAGTTGATGGGCGTTTGTATACCCGAAGAGTATGGTGGAGTCGGAATGGATTATAATACGCTTGCAATCGTTTGTGAAGAGCTGGAGCGAGGCGATACGGCTTACCGAACTGCAGTTTCTGTACATACAGGGTTAAATAGCATGACCTTGCTGCAATGGGGGACGGAAGAACAAAAACAGAAATATTTAGTACCGCAGGCAAAAGGGATCAAGATTGGCGCTTTTGGGCTGACTGAACCGAATGCAGGGTCTGATGTTGCGGCTATGAAATCAACGGCAAAACGTGTTGGGGACCATTATATCTTGAACGGGTCAAAAACATGGATTTCGCTCTGTGATTATGCAGATCATTTCCTCATTTTCGCCAAGACGGATCATGATGCCGGTTCAAGGGGAATCACTGCTTTTATTGTGGAACGGACTTTCGAGGGAGTGGAGTCGAAAGCCATTAAAGGGAAATTAGGAATTCGTGCCGGGAATACAGGCGAAATCTTTTTAACCGATGTAAAAGTTCCGGTCGAGAATAGGCTTGGTGAAGAAGGTGAGGGCTTTAAAATTTCCATGTCGGCATTGGACAGCGGCCGGTTTACAGTGGCCGCAGGTGCAGTAGGGTTAATTGAAGCAAGCCTGGAAGCAAGCTTGAAATATTGCCATGAACGAAGTACATTCGGAAAAGAGATTGGCAGGCATCAGCTCGTTCAACAGATGATTGCCAAGATGACCGCAAATTTAGAGATTTCCAGATTGCTGGTCTTTAAAGCGGGTACTTTGAAAAATCAAGGAAAAAGGAATACGAAGGAAACATCACTTGCAAAGTGGATATCATGTAATGCTGCTAACGAAGCGGCCAATGATGCTGTTCAAATTCATGGTGCCTACGGATACTCGGATGAATATCCAGTGGAACGTTTTCTGCGGAATTCAAAAGCCCCGGTCATTTACGAAGGAACCCGTGAGATTCATACTGTAATGCAGGGCGAATACGCACTTGGCTACAGACAAGATAAAGAGCTTCGAAAGCAATTGCCTGCATGGCCCTTCGAGCAGGTTTCCGTCCATTAA
- a CDS encoding DUF3870 domain-containing protein — protein sequence MNTYFIAGHAKLPQGMAARNLYDSITITVELDFKYGVIVDASCTLATEHGREFIRQLLRGYCLKDGIEELIDRVQMHYRGKAGQAIQAGLKDVYAQFELVSVK from the coding sequence ATGAACACATACTTTATTGCAGGGCATGCAAAACTTCCACAAGGGATGGCAGCAAGAAATTTATATGATTCCATCACGATCACGGTAGAGCTTGACTTTAAATATGGTGTAATAGTCGACGCTTCCTGTACACTTGCTACAGAACATGGCAGGGAATTCATTCGTCAACTGCTGCGCGGTTATTGCCTGAAAGATGGTATCGAAGAATTGATTGATCGTGTACAAATGCATTATCGTGGGAAGGCTGGTCAAGCCATTCAAGCAGGGCTGAAGGATGTGTATGCACAGTTCGAATTGGTCTCCGTTAAATAA
- a CDS encoding CotG/ExsB N-terminal domain-containing protein has protein sequence MSDIIQNIQNAVDRANSFGLGDFMYNDPCSKGRSSRKNNKNKRTSRRRTKRCFNMRRSTCRTQRRTSRRRSTCRMQMRTSRRRSTCRMQRRTSRRRSTCRTQMRTSRRRSTCHTQRRTSRRRSTCHMQRCTSRNRCSSNHCSWLCGNNFRNKRRCCF, from the coding sequence ATGTCTGACATCATTCAAAATATACAAAATGCGGTAGATAGAGCCAATTCCTTCGGGTTAGGCGATTTCATGTATAATGACCCTTGTTCAAAAGGCCGTTCTTCACGTAAAAACAACAAAAATAAGCGAACTTCCCGCAGACGCACTAAACGTTGCTTTAACATGAGGAGGTCCACTTGCCGTACGCAAAGGCGCACTAGCAGGAGGAGGTCCACTTGCCGTATGCAAATGCGCACCAGCAGGAGGAGGTCCACTTGCCGTATGCAAAGGCGCACTAGCAGGAGGAGGTCCACTTGCCGTACGCAAATGCGCACCAGCAGGAGGAGGTCCACTTGCCATACGCAAAGACGCACTAGCAGGAGGAGGTCCACTTGCCATATGCAAAGGTGCACCAGCAGAAACCGGTGTTCCTCCAACCACTGCAGTTGGCTTTGCGGCAATAACTTTCGAAATAAACGGAGATGTTGCTTCTAG